The following nucleotide sequence is from Melioribacteraceae bacterium.
GTATTTAATATACCGCTTACTTGTAAATTTGCTGCATCACCACCAGTTCCTTCACCGTAATTACCAAAAGCTGCACGTTGGAAAAAGTGTCCGTATGAGAAATGAAGTACAGTGTTTTCAGATATAGGGTGAGAGATCCCTAAACGTGGTGAGAACTGTCCAAAAGTTTCTGTTTCAATTGTAACCGGGTTTGGATCCCTTCCTTCTTTTGATGCAGCGTAAACATCCAGTGGATCATAAATATCTACAAATTTTCTGTCATTAGGATTATAAAAGTCATATCTAAACCCAAGGTTGATGATAAGTCCTTCAAACTCGAGTTTACTTTGGGCATAGAAATTTCCTTCGTACGGATTATAAACTTTTTCTTCGATTGCATTAAATGCTTTTGCTTCTTGAAAGCGATCAAGTGTATAATAAGTAAAATCCGCACCAGCTTTTAATTGCCAGCTTTTATTTATTTGACTAGTGTAATCGGTGGAAAATGTCCAGTCAATATTTTTATCTTCTCCGCGATAGTAATAACCTGTTGTATGTAATCCAACTAGATTACTAAATCCACCCGGAACAGGATTTCCATTTTCATCATAAGCTCTAAGTCTATCAAACTCAGGAATTCCTTGTTCCCATCCTAGTTCATCACCCGGGAATGTACTTGTACTTCTGTATCTGTTTACTCTTGTTAATCTCAATTCATAGAATGTACTAGGACTTAAAACGTGTGTAACTTGAAAAGTTTGTCCATCAATATTGCTTTCAGGATAACCATCAAAATCATAGTAAGCGTACTTATTTTCCAAGCCATGTCCGGAAACCCAATCTCCTCTCATATATTCCATTCCGGGATTGGTATTTGACTGACCAAAAAATCCAGAAAACATAAATTTAAAATCTTTACTGAATCGATAGGTAAGTTTTGCGGTAGCATCCAACCAAGTACCAAGTTTTCTGTAGCTATTGCCTGTAATTGGCGGTTGTTGTCTAAACTTTCCTGAAACAAAGAAATAAAAATTATCTAACGGCATCGGTCCACCGATAGAAATTTCTGTCTGATAGCTGCTTCTTTCTGTATAATCTGTTAATGGTTGATGTGTTGCCATATAGTTCGCAAAAGCTTCTTCCGGTGTCCATTCACTATTAGGATCATTTCCCGGTATTCCTTTGAGATCAACCCATTGATCAGGGTTATCAATCCACCATTGCAAGTGACGAGCGTGTGTATTTTCCCAATAACGTTCGGTTGAATAATCATAAAAAGCTGTACCCCAATGCCTTAAACCTGGAGGAGTCCATCTACCTTCCGCATAAACTTGGACTTTTTCGGTACCGTCTTTAGTAACAATATTAAAAACACCCGAACGAGCTTCACCATATTCGGCATTAAATCCACCGGTAATAATTTCAAGTTCTTGGATTGAAGTAAGATTGATATTTGTGTAAGGTTCAAAATCGAGTGGATTGCGTGCACGAATACCATCAATTAAAAATGCAACTTGATCGAGGCTACCTCTTCTAACCACAAGCTCGCCGGCAGCGTCTTGATCAATACCGGGAAGAGTATTTAAGATTTGTGATAGTTGTTCAGCCGGTCTAGATGCAATTTCTCTTGCATTAACAAAATGCCTCGTTGATGTTTGATCTTTTTCTACCAAAGGACGATCGGCAATAACAACAATATCATCCCCGACTTCAAAGACGGTAGGTTCAAGTTCAAAATCAATAGTAGTTGTGTGATTAATGCTTACTTGGATTCCCTGCATTACAACGGGCTTATAACCAACCATAGTAGCGCGCAAGTCATAAACACCGGGTGGAACATTTAGAATAAAATATTCACCCTCCATGTCTGTTGCCGAACCAAATTGATGATCTACAATTACAACGTTTACACCCGGTAACGGAGTACCCGATTCCGAATCAATAATTTTACCGGAAATTTTTCCAGCAGCAGCATAAACCGGTAAAACAAAAAGATTGGAGATGGTTAACAGCAGAGTTACCAAAAACATTTTCTTTATAGTATTTTTATTATTCATTGCAGCATCCCTAAATAATATTTTGTTTAATACAGCATCAAAATCAATCCATTACAACGACAGCTTTAATAAAACCATCAGGTTTATTTTTTGCCGCCATAAATGCATCTTCTATTTCATTCAATTTATATACATGTGTAACTAAAGGTTTCATGTTAATTTTTTTTGTATTTACCATATCCATCCCTCGTCGAGACCCATCAAGTATCGTATCCATATTTCTAAAGTGCCCGTTTATAATATCCCAAGCCATCCAATTCCAATAACCAAGATCATTTATAATTCTTTTACCGGGATGGTAGCCGAAGATTACAACTTTGCCTTCCATTCTTGTGATTTGTGGAACCATATCAAGAGTAGCTTGAACACCACCGACTTCAAAGGAAACATCTACACCTTGATCGTTAGTCAATTTTTTTATTTCAGCAGGCACATCTTCCTTCAAAGGATTTAAGACAACATCAGCACCAAGTTCTTTAGCAACTGTCAAAATTTCATCGCGTACATCAATTGCTACTATTTTTGAAACGCCTTGATGTTTCAATTGTTGTAACAATATTAATCCCATGAATCCAGTTCCAACTAGTGCAACAGTATCGGCAATTTGGATATTAGTTTTGATAAGAGCATTTGTCGTACAAGAAATTGGTTCAGCCAAAGCTTCTTCAAATGAAACAAAGTCCTCAATAGGAAATACTTGATTTTCTTTTACCGTAACTTCTTCGGCAAATCCTTTACCGAAAATCCACAAAGCAACTCGGTCACCTTCTTTAAACTTTTTAATTTTTTTACCGACAGATTTTACAATTCCTGCTGCTTCGTGCCCAATAAATCTAGGATAATCTAATCCATCAATTTTATGTTCCCATTGATGCAATTCCGAATGGCATACACCGCATGCTTTAATTGAGATGATTAATTCATCGTCTTCATACTTTGGAGATTCAATTTCTTCAATTCGCCAATCGTGTGGTCCGTATAATAAAGCCGCTTTCATTTTTAACCTTCATATCAAAATTTTCAAAAACATCGGCACAGCTTTTTCAGCTGTGCCGAATAACAATCATTATTACTTGAGAAGCATCATTTTCTTTGTTTGAACGAGATTATCTGCTCTCAATTCATAGAAATAAATACCGCTTGCCAAACTGGAAGCATTCCATTGAACAGTATGCTCGCCCATTTGAACAAATTTGTTATCAACTAAGTTTGCTACCAGCTGACCAAGAATATTATATACTCTTAGTGATACTTGTGTAGCTTTAGGAGTTCTAAATTTAATTGTAGTTGATGGGTTAAACGGGTTTGGATAGTTTTGCAATAATTGGAAATCATTAACTAATTCTTCGCGTCCACCATCATCACCAACACTTGAAATTGTAGAAACAAAATTCAACATTGCCCAATAATCTGCATTAGCTAAATTTGTAAATCCTGGATCACCATTACCTAGAGGATCGCCCCAAGGATCGTTAGGAATATGAGGCTGCCATGTATAATATTG
It contains:
- a CDS encoding TonB-dependent receptor; its protein translation is MNNKNTIKKMFLVTLLLTISNLFVLPVYAAAGKISGKIIDSESGTPLPGVNVVIVDHQFGSATDMEGEYFILNVPPGVYDLRATMVGYKPVVMQGIQVSINHTTTIDFELEPTVFEVGDDIVVIADRPLVEKDQTSTRHFVNAREIASRPAEQLSQILNTLPGIDQDAAGELVVRRGSLDQVAFLIDGIRARNPLDFEPYTNINLTSIQELEIITGGFNAEYGEARSGVFNIVTKDGTEKVQVYAEGRWTPPGLRHWGTAFYDYSTERYWENTHARHLQWWIDNPDQWVDLKGIPGNDPNSEWTPEEAFANYMATHQPLTDYTERSSYQTEISIGGPMPLDNFYFFVSGKFRQQPPITGNSYRKLGTWLDATAKLTYRFSKDFKFMFSGFFGQSNTNPGMEYMRGDWVSGHGLENKYAYYDFDGYPESNIDGQTFQVTHVLSPSTFYELRLTRVNRYRSTSTFPGDELGWEQGIPEFDRLRAYDENGNPVPGGFSNLVGLHTTGYYYRGEDKNIDWTFSTDYTSQINKSWQLKAGADFTYYTLDRFQEAKAFNAIEEKVYNPYEGNFYAQSKLEFEGLIINLGFRYDFYNPNDRKFVDIYDPLDVYAASKEGRDPNPVTIETETFGQFSPRLGISHPISENTVLHFSYGHFFQRAAFGNYGEGTGGDAANLQVSGILNTYIANSDQLYPAPYNLGNRDLKPRKTVAYELGIEHNIGGIVADITAYYKDITNTIRSVTVITRSGGRYITTGNGNYGDAKGIEVSLRKPLSGWWGGYLNYSWSTGIAGRSGDPDVLAPPESNIQVSRIMDVGDFILYDPARLKFGFTIATPSDFPFLGGILSNVQIALDYQVYYPHDRIASHVFSEAGTQFIRTADKNADFRLRKEFDFGFIKPALFIEVRNLFNDTWTNVDAVKSASPEDRVEFINSRFATYPETKTNNAPFPDVIKYRNLPRTITFGFAIQL
- a CDS encoding zinc-binding dehydrogenase; the encoded protein is MKAALLYGPHDWRIEEIESPKYEDDELIISIKACGVCHSELHQWEHKIDGLDYPRFIGHEAAGIVKSVGKKIKKFKEGDRVALWIFGKGFAEEVTVKENQVFPIEDFVSFEEALAEPISCTTNALIKTNIQIADTVALVGTGFMGLILLQQLKHQGVSKIVAIDVRDEILTVAKELGADVVLNPLKEDVPAEIKKLTNDQGVDVSFEVGGVQATLDMVPQITRMEGKVVIFGYHPGKRIINDLGYWNWMAWDIINGHFRNMDTILDGSRRGMDMVNTKKINMKPLVTHVYKLNEIEDAFMAAKNKPDGFIKAVVVMD